The Sebastes umbrosus isolate fSebUmb1 chromosome 4, fSebUmb1.pri, whole genome shotgun sequence genomic sequence CAACATGATTTTTCATGGTAGTCAAATAAGTACATGTAATATCACAGCACTTGTTTACTTCATAACTAAATGCTGAGCTTTGACTGCATCCACCGATTCTTTATTGCTGTTACATTATTTCTTTTGGTATTTTAGGCACCAGTGTTTCTCAGGAGCCGAGCAGCAGGAATACCATCCTGCCAGCTTTACACCATGGTTGTCCCACATTCAACAAGATGAACACCTGCCCCCAAGTGGCTCTGTGGGCAGAGGCACCCGCCAACAGTACGGTATCCAACCCATCCCCGTCTCAACACTCTGGAAGTCCACAACATTTTTGCTCTAATGGGGAATAGTTCACCAGTCAACACCAGTCTCCACCATGAGCCACAGGACTACACCGAGACAGACTATCTGCTCCCGATCAGCTCTACGGTGGGTCAAGGACTCAGTGGATCCCGAGAGCAAAGGATGCAGGTGACTCCGTGCACCCGCTGAGTCAATCTGCTCCATGGTGCTTCAGATCCTGGTGACATTTCTGCTGGCCGGGCTCGGGACCCCGTCTCTGCTGGATGCTGCTTGAAGTGGTTCAGTGAGGAAACAAAGTAAGCCGAGGAGGGCAAAGAAGTGCTTTACAGTTAGTAGTGATGTCATCCTTTCTTGTCTTTCCAAATGCCTGAAAAGCTAAATGAAGCAGTTGTGTGTAGAAAACATTCTCATTTCACCAGGGAAGTGAAGAGATGAAGAGGGGTTGAAACATGgaaattataaaataacaaaaactgaTTTTGAATTTAAAAGTCGGTGTGTTTATTTTAAGTGAGCATCACCTTGGCCGGAAAACAAAGATGATTTATTGCGTTTGTTGCATTTGGTGTTGACTGGAGTTCATCTTCTAGATGAATTCAGTTTATGACTGTGTTTTTCATGGCAGAACTGGGACGTGTTCCAGGAAATCACAGAGCTCTTCATCCTGGTCCCTGCAGTGTTAGGAATGAAGGGAACCTGGAAAATGACTCTGGCATCTAGACTCTCGACTGCTGTGAGTGTGGCACatgttaccacacacacacacacacacacacacacacacacacacacaaaaccagcATTTTAATCCAATCACACGCATACCATGATGTACACAAAAAAGTGACCTCATGTCAGTAATCTTTTTTATAGTATATACATAATTACAAAGAAATAGCACGAGTGCGTTGCACACAGTATAAAAGAACACTTAACACAATGCTGTGGATGCAGTGAAATGGACAGAGATGGGCAACAGAGTTGGAGGGAAAGTGAATAACATGGGAAATTGATTGACAGGGGCAACTACAACCTCTTTCTCAGAATTATATTTTTTGCCTTCTTGCATCATGGGTTTTCTGTCCTCGTGTGAAACTCCTCAAGGAGCTGTGAAAACCTCGGCAGCAGATCAACTTGCAGCACAATATCCTGCAGGACAATTGATGCTAACAATAGTCCAAACGACTCAGATAATctgaaattatgtttttcttgAACAGGAGAGAATATAATGATCAAATATTATCATATTCATTGACATACCAATgcctgatatactgtatatacatatatagagcTCCATTGTCGTCCAAAATATGTTAAAAACACATTGCTGAGGCCGCACTGTGCCTGGCTGAGATGCTCTTTCATTATGATGAAGTTAATGCTCCTAGGGCCCTGAAAGTGTGGATTCATCCGCGGGAAAAATAGTCCCAACAAATGTGCTCCTTTTGAGTGACATTTGCTAAAAAACTACAATGACCAGCTGTTTCAGGAACGAGTTAGCCTAAAAgttaaactatatatttgtgtccaattttaaagatttatatCGTCTCATCAAACGACCTCCTTCATCCTTCCCCCCTgacaacccccccacccctaatCCACTGACCCCCCCACCTGCACTCAGGATCTGTGAAGACACACTTCAcagacagaaaatgaggaaggctCCAGGCCCAGACGGTGTGCCTCCCTCCTGTCTGAAGGTCTGTGCTGACCAGACTGGCCCCCAATCTTACACAGATCTTCAACACATCACTGGAGCTGTGTGAAGTCCCCTCCTGCTTCAAATGCTCCACGATCATCCCCAGTCCCCAAAGAAAACCCTCCATCACAGGATTGAATGACTACAGGCCGTCGCCCTGACATCTGTGGTCATGAAATCCTTTGAGAGACTGGTGCTGTTCCACCAAAAGAACATCACAGGACCCCTGCTGGATCAGGTCAGTGGATGATGTCGTCAACATGGGACTGCACTACATCCTGCAACACCTCAAACTCCGCGAAGACATATGCAAGGATCCTGTTTGTGGACTTCACTCAGCGTTTCAGCATCATCATCCCAACATCCTCATCCAGCTCACTGTCCCATCTCCCACCTGTCAGTGGATCACATTCCTGACAGACCGGAGGCAGCGGGTGAGGCTGGGGAAAATCCCATCCACTCCCCAGACCATCAGCACCGGTGCCCCCCAGGGATGCGTGCTCTCCCCACTTCCCTTTCCCCCCTCTACAACCAACTACTGCACCTCAGGAGACCCGTCTGTTAGACTCCCTGAAATTTGCAGACAACACAATGGTCATTGGCCTCATCCGGGACGGTGACGAGTCTTCATACAGACAGGAGGCTGAACAGCTGGCCCTCTGTGGTCAGAACAGCCTGGAGCTGAATGCTCTTTAAACTGTGGAGATGACAGTTGACTTCAGGAGGAGCCCCCCCTACACTGCCCCCCATCATCATTCTGAACAACACTGTGTCTGCTGTTGGAAACCTTTAAGTTTCAGGGGATCCATCATCTCCCAGGACTTCAATTGGACTGCCAAAATAGACACCAAGGACGGTGGAAAGAGGAGATACAAGGCGTCATCAACACCTCATATCTTTgcggtacaacacatgcgcagtaaaatctggtctgcacttgcCGAGATTGGGCCAAACGCAATGCACGCAGccccagttacactgcgcatgtgttatacccaataccccaagacccgtgtcccagcctctttcaataagaCTCGGACaccatcaggaaaaaaaaggcccagcagaggatgtacttcCTGCGCGCAGTTCAGGAAGTACAACCTGCTACAGGAGCTGCTAATACAATTCTACACTGCAATAATCAGTCTGTTCTCTGCACATCCATCACTTTGTGGTTTGGGTCGGCCACCAAACAGGACAGGAACAGACTAAAGACAAAATCATTGGTGCTAACCTGCCCTCCATCCAGGACCTCCAGAGCCAGGAAACGGGCAGGAAGCATCACCGCAGACCCTTCACACCCTGGACACAACCTCTTCCAGCTACTCCCCTCTGGGGGGTGCTACAGAGCACTGCCACGCCAAAACAActagacacacaaacagtttttaccctcaggcgtcactctgatgaacagttaaatcagtcatacactgtatgtatacagtataacatatacagtatatatctatatctatatatatatagatatagatatatacacacacacacacacacacacacacacacacacaataacccTCTAACACCAAAAtatctactgctgctgttatagattataattattgcagtctttaatgcacatttttctaATATGTGCTGCTGCTTTCAATCATGTCACATGATCAGCAAATTGAGTTTGCCCACATTTTAATGagttaataaaacatatttgctgTTGTCAGGTGAATGCAGGAAAAATGGAACCTGCCAGAGAAAAGTGGATGTTGATCATTGGGAACCTGGCGCTCAAGCAGGtacattattttcatttgtgattaattgtgtgttttttatcttCCATTTACCATTTCTATATCATTACCTGTTTATCTGCATCATTTTGTTGTGATCGACCATGACTTGTGGACATTTCTTACTATCACCCTCGTTTTACAGCTACAAGCCACAGTGCTCGGCCTGTTAGCCTCGTTAATGGCGACTGTGTTGGGCTGGATGGCAGAAGGAGAGATGCCCTTACATCATGTAATGCTCCTGTGTTCAACCAGTGTTTCTACCGCCTTCGTGGCTTCATTGTTGCAAGGTAACAACACAACCTGCACAACCAGGTGCATCacactcatccatccatccacatccattatctgtaaccgcttatcccattcggggtcacggggggggagggggcgaagacggggtacaccctggccaggtctccagactaccacagggctgacacatagagacagacaaccattcacactcacattaacacctacgggacatttagagtcaacatgaacctgcatgtctttggactgtgggaggaaacctgaccACCTGGAGagaacccacgctaacacggggagaacatgcagactccacacagaaggagcCCTCtggctgtgaggcgacagtgctaaccactgcaccgcCGTGCAGCCCCCGATCTATTCAACtaaattgtatgtttatatactacatacatCATATAGGCCTACTGGAATTcttattcctgtttaagttttgaccaatttgttgctgcattaataAGGTTTACACTTggattgtaattcctgttaattctgAAGCTCtcttaccaagttgctggtgcacaaTCCACCATCccaataataaagaacaattcaataaatgtatatccatgtatttattggtcacattttgttttacaaagttagtaaatcaacgtttaagtccagcctgatgttgtcttacaaaTAAAAGAACGATCCCAttctcttccacacagtgaggcatacagtttattaattaaacactggtatctgaTCAGTACTTAGTATCGGCctatacccaaagcccaggtatcgctatcgggactaaaaaaaagtcggatcagtgcatccctacaccTCAGGAATCAATTAATTTTAAAGGGCTTGTGTGTAGGATTTATGGggatatacagacgtaggcaaaattgttggtacccttccgttaaagaaagaaaaaccaacaatggtcactgaaataacttgaaactgacaaaagtaataataaataaaattcactgaaaatgaactaatgaaaatcagatattgtttttgaattatggttcagcagaatcatttaaaaaaacaaactaatgaaactggcctagacaaaaatgatggtacccttaacttaatattttgttgcaacaaccttttgaggcaatcactgcaatcaagtgatttctgtaactctcaatgagacttctgcacctgtcgacaggtatgttggcccactcctcgtgagcaaactgctccagctgtctcaggtttgaagggtgccttctccagactgcatgtttcagctccttccacagatgttcaataggatttagatcagggttcatagaaggccacttcagaatagtccaatgttttgttcttagccattcttgggtgtttttagatgtgttttgggtcattatcctgtttgaggacccatgacctggcactgagaccaagctttctgacactgggcagcacatttcgctccagaatgcttgatagtcttgagatttcattgcaccctgcacagattcaagacaccctgtgccagatgcaacaaagcagccccataacataaccgagcctcctccatgttttacATTAGGTACagtattcttttctttggatgcttcatttttgcgtctgtgaacatagagctgatgtgacttgccaaaaagctccagttttgtctcattgtccaaaggacattctcccagaagctttgtggcttgtcaatatgcattttggaaaattccagtctcgcttttttatgatttggtgtcatactcggttgtcttccattaagtccactttggctaaaacagtgacggatggtgcgatctgacactgatgtaccttgaccttggagttcacctctaatctctttggaagttgttctgggctctttggttaccattcgtgttatccgtctcttcaatatgtcatcaattttcctcttgcggccacgtccagggaggttggctacagtcccatggaccttaaacttctgaataatatgtgcacgctgtagtcacaggaacatcaggctgcttggagatggtcttatagcctttacctttaacatgaaggtctataatgttctttctgatctcctgagacaactctctccttagctttctgtgggtccatgttcagtgtggtacacaccatgagtaccaaacagcacagtgactacttttcaccctttaaataggcagactgactgattacaagtttgaagacacctgtgatgctatttacaggacacaccttagtttaatatgtccctatggtcaaactatttacatcttttctaggggtaccatcattttttgtccaggccagtttcattagtttgttttttaaatgattctgttgaaccacaattcaaaaacaatgtctgattttcattagttaatttcagtaaatttttatttattattactttgtcagtttcaagttatttcagtgactattgtgggtttttctttctttaacggaagagtaccaacaattgtGCCTACGTCTGTATTAGCAAAAATGGACTATAATATTACTAACTACTTtcatcacctgaaactaacagcccggacacaccttggaacgtcaggagcgcgtggcggctgcgtagCGTGGTGGCTGCATAATACATGCGTcaggcgttcacaccagctgcatttcagctgcacgtctgctgcgtttcagctgctgctgtcagccctttctttctacatagagtttgccttttaatagccatttcatttcattataaatgtcatttatatttattttagaccgagaaaggCTAAGAAACGTGTGGTCATTTGTAAAtcatagtaataatccacaattaaaactccgtactatattcattcatggagctctccaagtcactgcatgttctaaaacactgtccggcacatatttaagaataaaagccttgtgttaacaaatgaaggaattctgtccggagaaaaaacgcttgagggcttttatttttaaatgaaagcaggaagtgttgatttaaaccccatactttatcaattcgtggagctctctaagtcactgcatgttccacagcactgactgctcatatttcagaataaaagctttgtgttaacaaatgaaggaattctgtccatagaaaaaacgcttgagggcttttattctatgtatgattttgtgtgccctctttgtaaagcgtccttgggtttcttgaaaggcgctatatagtcaattttttattattattattattattatgaaatgaaagcaggaagtgatgATTTAAAAtgaagtctttactttttttcatctccgtaacatattctacagatagacatagaaactgtagtcattttgctgatatgatgttaatatacagtcaatagatcaccttcactgtctgttgttgctgtgaactgcgtggcacgcgtcaaaaataggcaagacctctattctctagaagagatgcagctgTGACGCGCGTcacacgcgggcagtgtggctgctttaacctgttaacagggacgccgaaataaaaaacaacacgtaacgcagccgccacgcgctcctgacgttcctggtgtgtccgggctgtaagaatcgtcctcttcatggagtccgtcatgttgctccgccatgtttctacagtagcccagaacggacaaaacaGAGAGAACTTTTCAGGCTTATCAAGTTATACATTAGCTCATTTAGACGCCATCATTTAGATGATGGTTCACAAACAACTACAGGACAAAGCCAGGGTCATGAGGGGACATCACTAAGGGCTACAAAACATCATAACAGTAACAGTGATTATATGCTTTTCAATAAGGTTATATGATCAATATTCCTTATCATTGGTTAACATATTTCTATATCATTTTAAGAGTTTCACTTCCACAACTCCTGTGTTTCTGTTAAATCCATTTGATCCTTGCTCTGTTTGGGGCCAGGTCCATACATCATGCCATCATTCACTGCAGTTTGTGCATAATGCTACAACCaattcattctttctttcttttttaagcCCCCTCACAGTTATTCTATGACCTATTTTCTTAGCAAAGACTCctaaatgtctggaaaaaacgTACTTCTCAGGAAATTGTCTTCTTGTTTAGTTAAGTGAGCTGCTCTCAATGATAGAAATGATTCTAGAAATGGGAGTATGAACAGAGGGACTGTGGCATGGCACATCTTGGAGATATAAATCAATTCTGCACTGGGTTTATTACCTTTGGTTGCAGAAGGTCTTCTGATCAACCCACAATTTGAATTTCAGTGCCACAGAGGCAGATGTGTAGCTAGGAATTATGGGCTGGATGCACAAGAGAGAGTGCGTCTAGGCCCCCCTTTCCTTTCACTTTACCCCCTACATcacctttattttctttataattaAAATCGAGGAGCAATTATAATGTAATTAAGAGGCCATTCTAGTTTCTTTCAGGTTGAAATTTAAGTAGGTTTATCAGTTCTTTACGACGGAATGAATGCCCTCAGGACTGATGCCATGTCACCTCATAGATTAAGAGCTTCACCTTGTCTTTAACTCTCTCTAGGTATCATTATGGTGGGAGTGATCATTGGCTCCAAGCGGATAGGAATCAACCCTGACAACGTAGCCACGCCCATAGCTGCCAGCTTTGGGGATCTCATCTCTCTGGCCTTGCTGGCCTGCTTCAGTCAGTGGTTCTACTCCCTCATAGGTAAAGAGAGACAAGGATATTGGTCGCTCCACGAGTCAGAGGTCATGTAATTTTCCCTTTTGGCCAACAGATGGTACTGCTAATCCTGGAACTGACACATCCATAACTATCAGAAACCCAACACAGTTTTAGACTGATTCCTGGTTGAAAATAAAGGTGCAAATAATGACCTTTTCTCTTGACAGACTTGTATCCCTATGTGTTGTATCTGGTGGATCTGTTATTTTTATGCCTGATTCCTCTGTGGGTGGTCATCTCCTCCAAACATCCAGCCAGTCACATTCTGCTCCGCACAGGCTGGGAACCGATCATTACAGCGATGGTCATCAGCAGGTACTCACATCAGTCTTGACTGAAGCATGCACATGTATTCAAGACTCCAGGAACTTTGTACATTTAGCTGTGGTGTGGATTTTTAAGtttataaacttaaaaaaaattaaaaataagaatttgtttttaacattttcctTGGCATTAaggaggacctattatgctcattttcaggtgcatacttgacATGCTTTAATTCTCAAAAAATGCATTAtctttctcataccggctgtgctgcagctcctcttttcacccgctgtctgaaacgctctgtttgagctcctgcccctaCCTCCTTCCCTGAACCAATTCTTCAGAATCCGCTCCAGCTACACtcgaactagctttgtttgagggcgtgccaaactagcaggtatataaatgtgttacttggtgacatcaccacgttgcggaagaaaaggcaggacttaaagcaaggcgtttcaggttGTGCCTTTGCCGTGGACtttaggctttgtaactttgcagactttttacatgcacaaaaaaactatataacacattaaaggaaagggggaaaagcacaaaagcataataggtcctctttaaaaggtCCAGGCCTTGAGTTTTAAGATAAAACACTAATCATCTCCCTCCCATCACTGCATGTCAAAATACGGGTTTTTACacggaagatttttttttttgctctctttCTTTTAGTTTTGGAGGACTTATTCTGGAC encodes the following:
- the slc41a2a gene encoding LOW QUALITY PROTEIN: solute carrier family 41 member 2 (The sequence of the model RefSeq protein was modified relative to this genomic sequence to represent the inferred CDS: inserted 2 bases in 2 codons; deleted 2 bases in 2 codons; substituted 1 base at 1 genomic stop codon), which produces MDTALTASTDSLLLLHYFFWYFRHQCFSGAEQQEYHPASFTPWLSHIQQDEHLPPSGSVGRGTRQQYGSNPSPSQHSGSPQHFCSNGNSSPVNTSLHHEPQDYTETDYLLPXQLYGGSRTQWIPRAKDAGDSXAPAESICSMVLQILVTFLLAGLGTPSLLDAAXSGSNWDVFQEITELFILVPAVLGMKGTWKMTLASRLSTAVNAGKMEPAREKWMLIIGNLALKQLQATVLGLLASLMATVLGWMAEGEMPLHHVMLLCSTSVSTAFVASLLQGIIMVGVIIGSKRIGINPDNVATPIAASFGDLISLALLACFSQWFYSLIDLYPYVLYLVDLLFLCLIPLWVVISSKHPASHILLRTGWEPIITAMVISSFGGLILDKTVSDPNLAGIIVYAPVINGIGGNLISIQSSRISTNLHLNYSPGVVPEERKGCYSPCRTFFGSGANHRSAQVLLLLVIPGQLVFLHTIHLMKGGQTLPSPLLTVAFLSASLIQVFSLLCVADCMVHCLWRRGKDPDSYAIPYLTALGDLLGTALLALAFVMLWCVGDSGSV